The Shewanella pealeana ATCC 700345 genome contains the following window.
ATCATTGAGATGCTCGATAAGCATTTACCTGCCGAGTGGCAATTGAAGCTTAATCAAGCGCGAGTATTTTTAGCTGAAAACAATGCTATTGCTGCTTTGCCATTGTTAAAAGAAGCATATAGCGACAAGCCTTTAGCTGAAATAGCGTTAGCATTAGCCGATGTGTACTTGTCACTCGGGGTACTTGACGATGCTAAGGGACTGCTCGATTCTGTGGGGCTAGCCGATCAAGACAGTTATTACCAAAGCCTTAAGGCGAAGCTTGCGTTAGCGTTAGATGCTGCCGATACACCAGAGATAAGAAAGCTGCAGCAAGCAGTAGACAATGCGCCTGATGATTTGGCATTCGTGTTAGATTTGGCCAAAGCGCTGCATCAAGCAGGGCGTAACGATGAAGCCTTACCTTTATTATTTACCCCGTTGCAAAAAGATGTTTCTGTTTTCGATGGCAAGGTGAAGGCGCTATTTCTTGAGATCTTAACTGCACTAAGCCAAGGCAACGCTCTAGCCAATCAATATAGACGTAAGCTTTACACCTTACTTTACTGAGTAGTGCCAAAGTTTTTATCGTGACTGATGCTAAAGTCGAATGAAAATAACTTCAAAATAGCGGCTATTTGTGCGAAGATCGCCGCCCTAAACAGAATAATACCCATCATCTAGGCGGCTTTAGGGTCGCCCACGAGAGATGTTGGTATCACAGTGCGAAATTAAGAGGAAGATTCAGATGCGCATTATGCTATTAGGTGCCCCAGGTGCCGGTAAAGGTACCCAAGCCCAATTCATCATGGAAAAGTACGGTATTCCTCAAATTTCAACTGGCGACATGCTACGTGCAGCGGTTAAAGCGGGCACACCACTAGGCTTAGAAGCTAAGAAAGTGATGGATGCTGGTCAGTTGGTTTCTGATGAGCTAATTATTGGCCTAGTAAAAGAGCGCGTTGCACAAGATGATTGCGCTGCTGGTTTCCTATTAGACGGTTTCCCACGCACTATCCCACAAGCCGATGCTATGGCTTCAAGCGGTATCGCTCTTGATCACGTGATTGAAATCGATGTGCCAGACGAAGAGATCGTTAAGCGTATGAGCGGTCGTCGTGTTCACCCAGGTTCTGGCCGTGTTTACCACATCGTTTTCAACCAGCCTAAGGTTGAAGGTAAAGATGACGTGACTGGTGAAGACTTAGCAATCCGTCCAGATGATGAAGAGTCTACTGTACGTAAACGTCTTGATATCTACCATGAGCAAACTAAGCCACTAGTAGAATACTACGGCGCGGTTGCAGCTAAAGGCGATGTGACTTACAACAAGTTCGACGGTACAAAGTCTGTAGCAAGTGTAAGCGAAGAGATTGTTACAGTACTAAGCTAAATTAGTACTAAGCTATCTTTAAGTCGCTTGATACTTGGCTAAATAAAGCCTAAGTAACAATGTGTTTATGAGCTAGTTCTCATATTTTAAAAAGCCCATGTAAATGGGCTTTTTTTATGCTTTTTGCGGTGATAGCCTGACCTGAATATCTTGCCAAAAAGAGAATTCATGTGAGTGACTTAGCCCCGCCGTTTGGTGTGTTACTAGTAAACCTAGGTACCCCTGATTCACCTACCGCTCCAGATGTTAAAAAATTCCTTAAGCAGTTCTTGAGCGACCCCCGAGTGGTCGACCTTTCGCCTTGGATCTGGAAGCCGATTTTGAACGGTATCATTCTTAATACCCGTCCAGCCAAAGTCGCTAAACTCTATCAGTCTATCTGGTGGGATGAAGGTTCACCTTTGATGGTAATAAGCCAAAAACAGCGCGATAAACTTAAAACGTCATTACATGAGTCACTCGGACAAGCCATTCCAGTGGAACTTGGCATGAGCTATGGCAATCCGTCATTGCAATCGGGGCTCGACAGCTTAAAGTCTCAAGGGGCTGAAAAGATCTTCGTTCTGCCACTTTACGCACAATACTCATGCTCTACCGTTGCCCCAGTTTATGATGCAATTGCACAGCTTTTAAAGTCTGAACGCAACATCCCAGAAATGCGCATTAACAAGCAGTATTTTGATCATCCAGCCTACATTAAGGCGTTAGCTGAGTCGGTTAAGACCCATTGGCAACTCAAAGGTCAGGCTGATGTGCTGCTGATGTCGTTTCATGGTGTGCCGCTTAGATACATTACTGAGGGCGATCCTTATCAGGCTCAGTGTCAATCGACTGCTGAGCTGGTGGCAAAGGAGTTGGGGTTAACACCTGAGCAGTGGCGAGTCTGCTTCCAATCTCAGTTCGGTAAAGAGGAATGGATAAAGCCCGCTACTGATGAGTTGCTAGAGTCTTTGCCTAAACAAGGGGTTAAGTCAGTGGATATCATGTGTCCTGCATTTTCATCCGATTGCTTAGAAACCTTGGAGGAGATCTCTCAAGAGGGCAAAGCTGAGTTCTTATCGGCAGGGGGAGAGCGCTATGAATTTATTGATTGTCTCAACGATGCACCGGCTCACATTAAGCTATTAGCTAAGCTGGTTGAAGAGCAAACTAGAGGCTGGTATTAAATATTCTGACTTCTATAGTGATTTCAGCTAGCGAAAGAGGTGGGGTGTGGTAAAATCCCCCACCTTTTTTGGCATCTAGCCCTTTAAATTCACTATTTTGCTTAAGATGTGACTAAGCTAAAGAAATAGTGGGGGTAGAGTTTTTATTATGGCCAGTTGCTAGAAGTGCAGAGTTTGCTTGTTCGTATTGAATAAACAGCTTGAGATAACTTACCCGTTTTAATTTATATTTTGCATGGATGCCGAATGAAAGAGAGCTCAATATGAAGTTTCCAGGTCAGCGTAAGTCTAAACATTATTTTCCAGTTAAAAACCGCGATCCACTGCTTGCACAGTTGATCCAACAGCCTCTACCGATTTCAACCTACATCTCTGGTATCGATCAGACGCTTGTAGACATTGAGGCGAAAGTGGAAGATGAGTTATTGAGCCGCTACGAGCTGCCTAAAGGCAACTCAACCTTGATCGATGATGACAAGGCCCATGCACTTTATACTGAGCTTAAAAGCAATGAATTGATCAGCGACGAGTTTGCTGGTGGCACTATCGGTAACACAGTACATAACTACTCAATTCTAGCCGATGACCGCTCTGTGTTATTTGGCGTAATGAGCAAAAACATTGAGGTGGGGAGCTATGCATATCGCTACCTTTGTAATACTTCTTCTAAAGTTGATCTAAACTATTTGCAACCTGTAGCGGGTCCAATTGGTCGCTGTTTCACTCTTATTTCAGAATGCGGTGAGCGTACTTTTGCCATCAGTAAAGGCTCAATGGATCAGCTTACACCTGAATATATCGATAAAGAGGTGGTTCAAGGTGGATCGGCGCTCATTCTAACCGCCTACTTAATGCGCGCCAGTGGTGATGATCAGATAACTGAAGCTGCGATGACGGCAATCAGTTACGCTAAAGAAGCAGAGGTGCCTGTTGTTCTGACACTAGGTACGCGTTTCTTAATCGAAGAAGATCCAAAATGGTGGCAGGAGTTCATCAAAGAGCACGTGACTATTTTGGCGATGAATGAAGATGAAGGTGAAGCATTAACAGGCTTTAGTGATCCACTGCAAGCCAGTGAAGCTGCGCTTGAGTGGTGTGACATGGTATTGACTACAGCGGGTCCTTTAGGTCTTTACACTGCAGGTTACACAGAAGACTCAGAAAAGCGTGAAACTAGCCATACCTTGCTGCCAGGTTCAATTCCTGAGTTTAACCGCTACGAGTTCTCTCGTCCTAAATTAAAGGCTGATTGCGATTCACCTTTAAAGGTGTACGCGCATATCTCTCCTTATATGGGGGGGCCAGAGATTATTCGTAACACTAACGGTGCAGGCGATGGTGCATTAGCAGCTTTGCTGCACGACTTAGCGTCAAATACTTTCCATAAGACCAATGTTCCGGGTTCGAGCAAGCATAAGCGTGATGGTTTGTGTTACTCATCGTTCTCGCAAATTTGTAAGTATGCTAACCGCGTGGCTTATGAAGTGCTGGCTCAACATAGCCCACGACTCTCTCGAGGCCTACCAGAGCGTGAAGACAGCTTAGAAGAGTCATACTGGGAAAGATAACCCTAAGTAGCGCCTATAGGCGGCTATAAGCAATATAAAGGCATAACTTGGTGATCAGGTTATGCCTTTTTTGAATCTACTCTAACATAACAATAAAAAAGTGATGATATGACCGAATACGAAAAAATGCTCAATGGTAAAATCTTTGCCGGTGCGGATCCTGAAATTTCAGCTGTACGAGACAATGCCTATTTATTGCAAAAGCAAATCAACAATAGTCTAGGTTTTAGCGAAACCCTGTGCTTGATAAAGCAATTGCTCAACAGTATTGGTGAGGGCTCGATTGTACGAGAGCCGTTTAATTGTGAATTTGGCAAGCAGATTACGATTGGTAACGGTAGCTTCATTAATATGGGGGCTGTGATGCTCGATGGCGCGAAAATTACCATAGGTAATCAGGTTATGGTGGGACCAAGTTGTCAGTTTTACACCGCATCCCATGCTATAGATTATTTAAGTCGTCGCAGGTGGGAGACTTTTTGCTTACCGATCACCATTGAAGATGATGTCTGGATTGGTGGCAATGTGGTGATCAATCAAGGTGTGACTATTGGTGCACGTTCTATCGTTGCTGCTGGATCTGTTGTAAATAAAGATGTACCTGCAGACTGTATGGTCGGCGGTGTACCCGCAAGAATATTGAAGCAGCTTAATGTTGCTTAATAGATGATGCGATAAGCTAGCAGTTTGCCAGCGTAAAATGGCTGCCTTAACTAGCGAAAGTAAGTCATTAAAAAGGCGTCCAATTGGACGCCTTTTTAGATTGAACCTAGCTTTTTACTTGTTCAACTTCATTTCTTCAGCATGAACTTGAGCGTTGAAACCTGGAGCGACTTTACCCGCTTGAGTATCATTGAAGATCTCTTCGTTAAACTCATTTTCAGATTTAGCAATCACCACAGTTGCTACTGTATCACCGGTTACGTTAACCGCTGTACGCACCATATCCAGCAGTCTATCTACACCAATAATCAGCGCGATACCCTCAACAGGCAGACCGACTTGGTTCAGTACCATGGCAAGCATGATTAGACCCACACCAGGTACACCGGCAGTACCGATAGAGGCAAGCGTTGCTGTAACAACAACCATAGCGTAATCGGTAATTGTTAGCTCGATACCAAAGACTTGGGCAATAAAGACGGTCGCAACGCCTTGCATGATCGCGGTGCCATCCATGTTAATAGTCGCACCAAGTGGCAGGGTGAAAGAGGCAATCTTATTATCCACGCCCATACGGTGCTCTGCAGTCTCAATAGTCACAGGCAGCGTCGCGTTTGAACTCGCTGTACTAAATGCAAATAGCTGTACGTCACGGATTTTACGGATAAAGGTGAATGGGTTGAGCCCAGAGAACACTTTAAGCAGCACCGGGTACACCACGAATGCATGAACAAGTAACACACCTAGTACTACGAAGAAGTATTTAACGACACTGCCAAAGGTTTCCATCCCCAGTGTGAGCGCCAATTTTGCCATCAGGGCAAACACGCCGTAAGGAGCAAGTTGCATGATAAGTGTTACAACACGCATGATCACTTCGTTAAGGTCGTTAAACAGTGCTGCGACACGCGCACCACGTTCACCAATATGCGAGATAGCAAAACCAAAGATCACCGCAAAGATGATGATCTGCAGCATATTACCTTCACTCATCGCATGCAGTGGGTTGGTAGGCACAAGATTAATAAGTACATCAGAAAGGCTTGGGGCCTGCTTGACGTCAAACTGCATTCCTTCAGTCACCATACTGGCATTGCCAGGGTGGATAGCAATGGCAACTAGAATCGCCATTGAAAGGGCAATGGCTGTGGTGAATAGATAAAACGCGATGGTCTTGCCACCTAAGCGACCTACTTTAGAGGGTTCACTTAGCGAACAAGTACCACAGACTAATGAAACAAAGACAAGAGGAACAACAAGCATTTTCAAGCTTGAGATAAAGATAGTACCGATTACATTTAGCACACCCTCAGTGATGTACTCTTTGATAAAGTCACTCTCTGGAAACAGATTGCGTAGTAAGAGTCCGAGAATAATACCGGTAAACATACCGATAATTATCTTACTCGTGAGGCCGAGTTTTTTAGTTTTCGTAGCAGACATAGTGCTTCCTGTATAATTTTTATGCTTTTCAATTTGCGTTCTAAAGCCTAGCAAGAAAGTGACACCGAGGAAATGGGGTAAAAGTTAAGTTTTACCGGGTTCTCGCAAATAAATAGATGTTTATTGTGGAAAAGTTATGGGAAAATTGTGTAATGTAAGTTGCTAGGTGGCAGAAGTGTTGCCGAAAATAATAATCTGAGTAACAGGGAGTCTGACAATGAAGTCAGCTTATAGCATTTTTATTGCTTTTATATGGTCATTTATTCTCGTTGGTTGTAGTGGCGGAGGGAGTATTTCTGAAGACGATGATGGTGGAACGACTCCAGATCCAACAACTATTTCAATAGCGTTAAGTACGACAAATTCACTTATTTCGGTTGCAGAAAATGCACAGATTACAGCTAAGGTGACCGATTCAAATGGAGCAGCAGTTAGCACGTTAGTCTCATTTTCATTAAATAATGCAACCTACGGCTCTTTTGATCCTGCAACTGGTGAAGTCTCTACTGATAATGAAGGCAATGCAGTCGTTACCTTAAACACAGCTTCTATTAATACAGGAGCCACGGTTACAGCAACAACTTCTACTGGAGAAGCCGCCAGTATTAATGTCACTATGGTCGGTGATGGTGGTGATGCGGGTAATGGTGCATCGGTAGCCATCAGCTTAGTTGATGAAAATGATCAGCCTACATCAGGGATCAGTAGTCTATCTCCAGGTTTCTTGGTGGCGACAGTGACTGGGCTTTCTAAAGAGACGATTGTTACCTTTTCTACAAGCCGCGGTGAGATCCCTATTAATACCGCAGTAACCGAAAATGGGGTCGCTCGAGCACAAATACTCGCCGGAGCTGAACCTGGGGCAGCCAATGCTACAGTAACGATTTTAACTGGTGAAACAGCCAGTCTCCCCTTTACTATTGGAGCAACAAACGTCCTTATGGGAAGTGGTACGCCATTTGAGTCAGGTGTAGCTTCAATTAATCCAGTCAGTGTATCTGCTGGTGGTACCGCAAGTATTTCGGTTACCTTGCAAGACGATCAAGGCAAGTTGTTCACTGAACCCGCAGAAGTAATCTTTTCTTCTATCTGTTCAGCTAAAGCATCACCTGAAGCTGAAATTAGTTCACCTGTTATTGCCGTTAACGGTGTTGCGACCAGTACCTATCTTGCAAAAGGGTGTGTTGGAGAGGATAGTGTTAATGTTAGTGCCAATGTAGGTGGTAAAGCATTAACGGCTTCTGCTAAGTTGACAGTGCTGCCAGCCAGTATTGGTAGTATCTATTTCGTCGAGGCTCTGCCCGAGAATATTCGTTTAAAAGGCACTGGTGGTGCTGAAGCATCGACAGTTAAATTTAAAGTACTAGATAGTAACGGTAATCCAGTTAAAAACCAGCAAGTGAACTTTTCTCTAAATACAGAAGCTGGAGATATTGAAATTGATCCCGCTAATGCAACAACGGATGCAAATGGTATTGCACAGACAGTAGTGAATTCAGGTACGGTTGCAACATCTGTGAGAGTGACTGCCATTGTTGATGGTAAAACGCCTGAAATATCTAGTCAGTCAAACTTACTGGTGATTTCAACTGGTTTGCCAGATCAAGATAGTTTCTCTTTATCAGTTGATAATGCGAGTCCCGAAGGCTGGGATTACGATGGCACAGAAGTTAACGTTACTGCTAGGCTTGCCGATGCCTTTAATAACCCAGTACCAGATGGAACGGCAGTTTCGTTCACTACCGAAGGTGGTTCTATTGATCCTTCTTGTGTAACGTTAAATGGCACTTGTTCTGTAAAGTGGACCAGTCAAAACCCAAGACCAACTGGTGCGGTTCTCGATAGTGCTCCTTCGGAAACACCAAAGCTTGGGCAACCATATGGCGGGCGTGTCACTATTCTCGCAACCGCTATCGGTGAAGAATCCTTCCCTGATACGAACGGTAATGGTCGCTTTGATGCCTCCGAAGTTACTGATTTTAATAGCAAGCATGATGTATCAGGTAATAGCTATGATCTAACAGAAGCATTTGTCGATCATAACGAAGACACAGTCTATAACCCTGAAACAACTGGTGAAGACGGCGGTGATTTAGAAACATTCGCGGACTTTAACAATAATAGTGTTTTCGA
Protein-coding sequences here:
- a CDS encoding tetratricopeptide repeat protein yields the protein MQSILELTKENIQQVVDASMEKVVVMAFWANQSPESLGLMQTLESIAQQQNGRFVLAKVNCEHEMEIANYFQIQSLPTTLVLHEGKPVDGFAGVQEALQIIEMLDKHLPAEWQLKLNQARVFLAENNAIAALPLLKEAYSDKPLAEIALALADVYLSLGVLDDAKGLLDSVGLADQDSYYQSLKAKLALALDAADTPEIRKLQQAVDNAPDDLAFVLDLAKALHQAGRNDEALPLLFTPLQKDVSVFDGKVKALFLEILTALSQGNALANQYRRKLYTLLY
- the adk gene encoding adenylate kinase, whose protein sequence is MRIMLLGAPGAGKGTQAQFIMEKYGIPQISTGDMLRAAVKAGTPLGLEAKKVMDAGQLVSDELIIGLVKERVAQDDCAAGFLLDGFPRTIPQADAMASSGIALDHVIEIDVPDEEIVKRMSGRRVHPGSGRVYHIVFNQPKVEGKDDVTGEDLAIRPDDEESTVRKRLDIYHEQTKPLVEYYGAVAAKGDVTYNKFDGTKSVASVSEEIVTVLS
- the hemH gene encoding ferrochelatase; amino-acid sequence: MSDLAPPFGVLLVNLGTPDSPTAPDVKKFLKQFLSDPRVVDLSPWIWKPILNGIILNTRPAKVAKLYQSIWWDEGSPLMVISQKQRDKLKTSLHESLGQAIPVELGMSYGNPSLQSGLDSLKSQGAEKIFVLPLYAQYSCSTVAPVYDAIAQLLKSERNIPEMRINKQYFDHPAYIKALAESVKTHWQLKGQADVLLMSFHGVPLRYITEGDPYQAQCQSTAELVAKELGLTPEQWRVCFQSQFGKEEWIKPATDELLESLPKQGVKSVDIMCPAFSSDCLETLEEISQEGKAEFLSAGGERYEFIDCLNDAPAHIKLLAKLVEEQTRGWY
- a CDS encoding inosine/guanosine kinase yields the protein MKFPGQRKSKHYFPVKNRDPLLAQLIQQPLPISTYISGIDQTLVDIEAKVEDELLSRYELPKGNSTLIDDDKAHALYTELKSNELISDEFAGGTIGNTVHNYSILADDRSVLFGVMSKNIEVGSYAYRYLCNTSSKVDLNYLQPVAGPIGRCFTLISECGERTFAISKGSMDQLTPEYIDKEVVQGGSALILTAYLMRASGDDQITEAAMTAISYAKEAEVPVVLTLGTRFLIEEDPKWWQEFIKEHVTILAMNEDEGEALTGFSDPLQASEAALEWCDMVLTTAGPLGLYTAGYTEDSEKRETSHTLLPGSIPEFNRYEFSRPKLKADCDSPLKVYAHISPYMGGPEIIRNTNGAGDGALAALLHDLASNTFHKTNVPGSSKHKRDGLCYSSFSQICKYANRVAYEVLAQHSPRLSRGLPEREDSLEESYWER
- a CDS encoding sugar O-acetyltransferase, coding for MTEYEKMLNGKIFAGADPEISAVRDNAYLLQKQINNSLGFSETLCLIKQLLNSIGEGSIVREPFNCEFGKQITIGNGSFINMGAVMLDGAKITIGNQVMVGPSCQFYTASHAIDYLSRRRWETFCLPITIEDDVWIGGNVVINQGVTIGARSIVAAGSVVNKDVPADCMVGGVPARILKQLNVA
- a CDS encoding dicarboxylate/amino acid:cation symporter, which codes for MSATKTKKLGLTSKIIIGMFTGIILGLLLRNLFPESDFIKEYITEGVLNVIGTIFISSLKMLVVPLVFVSLVCGTCSLSEPSKVGRLGGKTIAFYLFTTAIALSMAILVAIAIHPGNASMVTEGMQFDVKQAPSLSDVLINLVPTNPLHAMSEGNMLQIIIFAVIFGFAISHIGERGARVAALFNDLNEVIMRVVTLIMQLAPYGVFALMAKLALTLGMETFGSVVKYFFVVLGVLLVHAFVVYPVLLKVFSGLNPFTFIRKIRDVQLFAFSTASSNATLPVTIETAEHRMGVDNKIASFTLPLGATINMDGTAIMQGVATVFIAQVFGIELTITDYAMVVVTATLASIGTAGVPGVGLIMLAMVLNQVGLPVEGIALIIGVDRLLDMVRTAVNVTGDTVATVVIAKSENEFNEEIFNDTQAGKVAPGFNAQVHAEEMKLNK
- a CDS encoding Ig-like domain-containing protein; protein product: MKSAYSIFIAFIWSFILVGCSGGGSISEDDDGGTTPDPTTISIALSTTNSLISVAENAQITAKVTDSNGAAVSTLVSFSLNNATYGSFDPATGEVSTDNEGNAVVTLNTASINTGATVTATTSTGEAASINVTMVGDGGDAGNGASVAISLVDENDQPTSGISSLSPGFLVATVTGLSKETIVTFSTSRGEIPINTAVTENGVARAQILAGAEPGAANATVTILTGETASLPFTIGATNVLMGSGTPFESGVASINPVSVSAGGTASISVTLQDDQGKLFTEPAEVIFSSICSAKASPEAEISSPVIAVNGVATSTYLAKGCVGEDSVNVSANVGGKALTASAKLTVLPASIGSIYFVEALPENIRLKGTGGAEASTVKFKVLDSNGNPVKNQQVNFSLNTEAGDIEIDPANATTDANGIAQTVVNSGTVATSVRVTAIVDGKTPEISSQSNLLVISTGLPDQDSFSLSVDNASPEGWDYDGTEVNVTARLADAFNNPVPDGTAVSFTTEGGSIDPSCVTLNGTCSVKWTSQNPRPTGAVLDSAPSETPKLGQPYGGRVTILATAIGEESFPDTNGNGRFDASEVTDFNSKHDVSGNSYDLTEAFVDHNEDTVYNPETTGEDGGDLETFADFNNNSVFDGADGLYNGSLCALDVNGTAHSGCSTTNKSLNVRASAVIVMAGSHAYSSTPVISDSCIDKPGEVDACDGLNDNNTLDILGKSTGGVSIIVSDLHNQPLPSGTILTFKPSVGSLASNGTFTIPSTNKNGALPYSVVIKGADDPESGTLVIEAVTPNGDLTLIATISMTIH